A window of the Henckelia pumila isolate YLH828 chromosome 3, ASM3356847v2, whole genome shotgun sequence genome harbors these coding sequences:
- the LOC140889244 gene encoding uncharacterized protein produces the protein MGVTKALRKTKNFEWDEESEKAFQDLKAYLKQLFVLNKPTQREELFLYLAVTPRAASSVLVRKQGINHQPIYFFSHTLKGAELNYLTQEKVSLALVITTRKLRPYFLSHPIIVLTNNALGKIAANPDASGRLVRSSCQTGSEAGIFIISPWSEENNISVRLDFRASNNEAEYEALLLRLKAAQNMGISRATIYSDSQLAIKQSNGKFEIKDEKMMKYAKALDKFKEGFTELDLELIPRAENIMADHLARLASALSDRPDPIVSGRELVSQLETLDDIIAQKHAKLQWRPAEYMKAVVVACPFDQWGMDIVGPLPVSTGQRKFLLVEVANRTIIKALKTRLDIARGKWVEELSSVLWPYRTTTRSGTGKTPFSMVYGTEAVLPAEIGQESARIIEYGENNQELRAMDLDLLVEHKTRAAIRLAFNARE, from the exons ATGGGCGTTACAAAAGCATTGCGGAAGACGAAAAATTTTGAATGGGATGAGGAAAGTGAAAAGGCCTTTCAGGATTTGAAAGCCTACTTAAAGCAATTGTTTGTACTGAATAAGCCCACTCAGAGGGAAGAACTGTTCCTCTATTTGGCTGTTACTCCTCGAGCAGCCAGTTCGGTCCTGGTCAGGAAGCAAGGAATAAATCATCAGCCCATTTACTTTTTTAGTCATACCTTGAAAGGGGCCGAGCTCAATTACTTAACTCAGGAAAAGGTTTCTTTAGCTTTGGTCATCACAACAAGAAAATTAAGGCCTTACTTCCTCTCACATCCCATCATCGTACTCACTAATAATGCTTTGGGAAAAATTGCAGCTAACCCAGACGCATCAGGAAGACTGGTCAG GTCATCATGTCAAACAGGAAGCGAAGCTGGAATTTTCATCATATCGCCTTGGAGTGAAGAAAATAATATCTCCGTTAGGTTGGATTTCCGAGCCTCTAATAATGAAGCAGAATATGAGGCATTATTACTTAGACTCAAAGCAGCACAGAACATGGGTATTTCCCGAGCTACTATATACTCCGATTCCCAATTAGCCATCAAGCAGAGCAATGGAAAGTTTGAGATCAAAGATGAGAAGATGATGAAATATGCCAAGGCATTAGACAAATTCAAAGAAGGATTCACCGAGCTGGACTTGGAGCTCATCCCCCGCGCTGAGAATATTATGGCCGACCATTTGGCTCGCCTGGCCAGTGCCTTGAGTGACCGGCCTGACCCCATTGTTTCAGGTCGGGAGCTCGTATCCCAGCTGGAAACTCTAGATGACATTATAGCTCAA AAACATGCTAAATTACAGTGGAGACCCGCAGAATACATGAAGGCAGTTGTGGTTGCCTGTCCTTTTGATCAGTGGGGGATGGATATTGTAGGGCCATTACCTGTCAGCACGGGACAAAGGAAATTCTTGCTG GTGGAAGTTGCCAACCGGACAATAATTAAAGCTCTCAAAACACGACTAGACATAGCTAGAGGTAAATGGGTTGAAGAACTCTCATCAGTACTATGGCCATACAGAACCACAACCCGATCTGGGACGGGCAAAACACCGTTCAGCATGGTATATGGCACTGAGGCTGTCCTTCCCGCAGAGATAGGGCAGGAAAGTGCGCGGATAATAGAATATGGAGAAAACAATCAAGAGCTGCGGGCAATGGATTTGGATTTGTTGGTAGAGCATAAAACCAGGGCAGCAATAAGGCTTGCATTTAACGCAAGAGAATGA